Proteins co-encoded in one uncultured Draconibacterium sp. genomic window:
- a CDS encoding Gfo/Idh/MocA family oxidoreductase produces the protein MKTNRRDFFKISGAAGAGIVTGGLSSCSQPQQEETALQFIKDAAVNNNPQQFNMCGYAAPKLDKVRVGFVGIGDRGSGAVKRMTYIDGVEIVALCDTRQAAVDGAQKILSEAGLPKAKEFVGDENEFKKLCDSGLCDLVYTATPWEWHVPVGLAAMEGGAHAALEVSAAKTMDECWQMVETSERTKKHCIILENCCYDFFELLTLNMVRQGVFGDLIHGEGAYIHDLDYWHFNKPQDEKMTDGAYTKMWRLYENQRQANVYPTHGLGPICQAMNINRGDKMDYLTAMISDDFTLKNRIEEKAKEDPFFEKFVGMDMRGNMDMQMIRTNKGRTILIQHDVSSPRPYSRIHMLSGTKCFAQKWPLQHIAFGHEVVDEAGMEELREKYEPEIIKRVGEMAKQVGGHGGMDFIMDWRLIDCLRNGLPVDMDVYDAAAWSSITPLSEWSIANGSKPIEIPDFTRGAWKTNKPLELTLAGGETTKVRNLTNANAEGQLEV, from the coding sequence ATGAAAACAAATCGCAGAGATTTTTTTAAGATTTCCGGAGCTGCCGGAGCAGGAATAGTTACTGGAGGATTATCATCTTGCAGCCAACCACAGCAGGAAGAAACGGCCTTACAGTTCATAAAAGATGCAGCTGTAAATAATAATCCTCAACAGTTTAACATGTGTGGTTATGCCGCACCAAAGCTCGATAAGGTAAGAGTTGGTTTTGTAGGAATTGGCGACCGCGGATCCGGAGCCGTAAAACGTATGACTTATATTGACGGTGTAGAAATAGTTGCACTGTGCGATACTCGTCAGGCGGCTGTTGACGGTGCCCAGAAAATACTTAGCGAAGCCGGTTTACCAAAAGCCAAAGAATTCGTTGGCGACGAAAACGAATTTAAAAAATTGTGCGACAGTGGTCTTTGCGACCTCGTTTACACCGCCACGCCGTGGGAATGGCACGTTCCGGTTGGATTGGCTGCCATGGAAGGTGGAGCACATGCAGCGCTTGAAGTTTCGGCGGCCAAAACCATGGACGAATGCTGGCAGATGGTTGAAACATCGGAGCGCACCAAAAAACACTGCATAATTCTTGAAAATTGTTGTTACGACTTTTTCGAATTGCTAACACTGAATATGGTTCGCCAGGGTGTATTTGGCGACTTGATTCATGGCGAAGGAGCTTACATTCACGATTTGGATTACTGGCATTTTAACAAACCGCAGGATGAAAAAATGACCGATGGTGCCTACACAAAAATGTGGCGTTTATACGAAAATCAGCGACAGGCAAACGTTTACCCAACGCACGGACTGGGACCAATTTGCCAGGCGATGAACATTAACCGCGGCGATAAAATGGATTACCTCACCGCGATGATATCTGACGATTTTACGCTGAAAAACCGCATTGAAGAAAAGGCAAAGGAAGATCCGTTCTTTGAAAAATTTGTTGGAATGGATATGCGTGGCAACATGGATATGCAAATGATACGCACCAATAAAGGGCGCACTATTCTTATTCAACACGATGTTTCTTCGCCCCGCCCCTATTCACGAATTCACATGCTGAGTGGAACAAAATGTTTTGCTCAAAAATGGCCTTTGCAACACATTGCTTTTGGCCACGAAGTGGTTGACGAAGCAGGGATGGAAGAACTGCGCGAAAAGTATGAACCGGAAATTATAAAACGCGTTGGAGAAATGGCCAAACAGGTTGGCGGACACGGCGGAATGGATTTTATTATGGATTGGCGTTTGATCGACTGTCTGCGAAACGGACTACCTGTAGATATGGATGTATATGACGCAGCAGCCTGGAGCTCGATAACTCCTTTAAGCGAATGGTCGATTGCCAACGGTTCGAAACCTATTGAGATTCCGGATTTTACACGTGGTGCCTGGAAAACGAACAAACCTTTAGAGCTAACTCTGGCCGGAGGAGAAACAACGAAGGTACGAAACCTGACCAACGCAAATGCTGAAGGGCAGCTTGAGGTTTAA
- a CDS encoding SusC/RagA family TonB-linked outer membrane protein translates to MRKIFLFLGMCFALLSSATAQQSVTGTVTGEDGLGIPGVSVIESGTSNGTITDIDGVYTISVADDATIVFSFVGMQTVQEPVNGRSTIDVTLVESQIGLEEVVVTALGISKEKKSLGYAVTEVGGDDISVVKDHNPANSLVGKVAGVVVTQGSGSPGSGSRVIIRGNNSITGNNQPLIVVDGVPIDATGSNSGGSVYNSTVTGGGITDINPDDIESISVLKGPNAAALYGSRAGNGVLLITTKKGTKGKGLGVSINSNITFDNPMLLPDYQNEFGQGSQGNVPGNVEDLKNSTGSWGQRLDGSSQMYYTGEERPYSAQSNNVEDFFQTGAKYINSIAIAGAGESHSIRFSYTNNKTESMIPNSDLRSHNFNLRGVVDLNDKLTLDAKATYFWQELNNAANQGSEGILAYVYGMPRNVDIEDLKTYQNPEESLNSISYGALGANPYWILYNDYRTDRRERILGFGKLNYEFTPWLSAFARVGTDVTQMKSESVNQPGHHFYTSGRLTFSNTRVTETNADFLLMFNKDVTPDLNLSVNAGGNHSYRTYEYQSIYGEDFKIPSRATVANTVTQRPSYTPLREKEVNSLYFQASLSYRDFAYLDVTGRNDWSSTLPEDNRSYFYPSVTGSLLLDDFIDPEEDVFNLLKVRASWANVGNDTSPYQLYQYYNLANDGYLGLTQLSRPSTKPNEDLLPENIASFEVGMEGSMFDNRMFFDFSWYNIKTTDQIFSVPVPSSTGFSYFLENIGETSNKGVELLVGGIPVRTGDFSWETSVNFSKNNNKLVELTEDLDSYVYNESNSGNIRLQATVGGGYGDLYGTTWRTNDAGQIVVDANGRPQASTEKEYLGNSQPDWTAGFTNTFTYKDVSLRFLIDARIGGQIYSQTNAALVGSGVVKETLQYREEGIVVDGVVLQDDGSYTQNTTEISAQDYWGSVSGIASEYVFDQTNVRLRELVLSYNVPQSLIRDTFIQGATIGLVGRNLFFIYKDIDHVDPESSLGTGNNGQGILSYNLPTARSIGFNVNIKF, encoded by the coding sequence ATGCGAAAGATTTTTTTGTTTTTAGGAATGTGCTTTGCATTACTAAGTAGTGCAACGGCGCAACAATCGGTAACTGGAACAGTTACCGGAGAAGATGGCCTCGGGATACCCGGAGTCTCAGTAATTGAATCGGGAACATCAAATGGTACCATCACTGATATTGACGGTGTGTATACCATTTCAGTTGCCGATGATGCAACCATCGTTTTTTCTTTTGTGGGAATGCAAACCGTACAGGAACCTGTTAACGGGCGCTCAACCATTGATGTAACATTGGTCGAAAGCCAAATTGGTTTGGAAGAAGTTGTTGTTACAGCATTAGGTATTTCCAAAGAAAAGAAATCATTGGGTTATGCAGTAACCGAAGTTGGTGGCGACGACATTTCTGTTGTTAAAGACCATAACCCGGCCAACTCGTTAGTGGGTAAAGTAGCCGGTGTAGTTGTAACACAAGGATCGGGTAGCCCGGGTAGTGGCTCGCGTGTAATCATCAGGGGTAATAACTCGATTACCGGAAACAACCAGCCATTAATTGTAGTTGATGGTGTGCCGATTGATGCAACCGGATCAAACAGTGGAGGTAGTGTATATAACAGTACCGTTACCGGTGGTGGTATTACCGATATCAACCCTGACGACATTGAGTCAATTTCAGTATTGAAAGGGCCAAACGCAGCCGCCTTGTATGGTTCGCGTGCTGGTAATGGTGTACTTTTAATCACCACCAAAAAGGGTACAAAAGGTAAAGGTTTGGGAGTTTCAATAAACTCGAACATTACTTTTGATAATCCAATGCTTTTACCTGACTATCAGAATGAATTCGGTCAGGGGAGCCAGGGTAACGTACCCGGTAATGTTGAGGATTTGAAAAACTCAACAGGTTCTTGGGGACAGCGTCTGGATGGCAGCAGCCAAATGTATTACACAGGTGAAGAAAGACCTTATTCGGCTCAGTCGAACAATGTTGAAGATTTCTTCCAGACCGGAGCTAAATACATTAACTCTATAGCTATTGCAGGTGCAGGCGAAAGTCACTCTATTCGTTTCTCTTACACCAACAATAAAACTGAATCGATGATTCCGAATTCAGATTTAAGAAGTCATAACTTTAACTTGCGTGGTGTAGTTGATTTGAACGATAAATTAACTCTTGATGCCAAGGCAACTTATTTCTGGCAAGAGCTAAACAATGCGGCAAATCAGGGATCAGAAGGTATTTTGGCTTATGTATACGGAATGCCTCGTAACGTTGATATCGAAGATTTGAAAACGTATCAGAATCCTGAAGAATCATTAAACTCTATTTCTTATGGAGCGTTGGGTGCAAACCCTTATTGGATTCTTTATAACGATTACAGAACCGACCGTAGAGAGCGTATTCTTGGTTTTGGAAAATTAAACTATGAATTTACTCCGTGGTTATCGGCTTTTGCTCGTGTGGGTACCGATGTTACTCAAATGAAATCAGAATCGGTAAATCAACCGGGACACCACTTTTATACAAGCGGTCGTTTAACATTCAGCAATACGCGTGTTACTGAAACTAACGCGGATTTCTTACTGATGTTTAACAAAGACGTTACTCCTGATTTAAACTTATCAGTAAACGCCGGTGGTAACCATTCGTACCGTACATACGAATACCAAAGTATTTATGGTGAGGATTTTAAAATTCCTAGTCGTGCAACAGTTGCTAATACTGTAACACAACGTCCTTCTTATACTCCATTACGAGAAAAAGAAGTTAACTCTTTATATTTTCAGGCATCGTTATCATATCGCGACTTTGCCTATTTGGATGTTACAGGTCGTAACGACTGGTCGTCGACTTTACCGGAAGACAACCGCTCATATTTCTATCCATCAGTAACAGGATCTCTTCTTTTGGATGACTTTATTGATCCTGAAGAAGATGTGTTTAATTTGTTAAAGGTTCGTGCGAGCTGGGCAAATGTTGGTAACGACACCAGTCCTTACCAGTTGTACCAATACTACAACCTGGCAAATGATGGTTACCTGGGATTAACTCAGTTATCTCGTCCTTCTACAAAACCAAACGAAGACTTATTGCCGGAAAATATTGCTTCTTTTGAAGTTGGTATGGAAGGTAGCATGTTTGATAATCGTATGTTCTTCGATTTCTCGTGGTATAATATAAAAACTACCGACCAGATTTTCTCTGTGCCTGTTCCTTCTTCAACTGGTTTTTCATATTTTCTTGAAAACATTGGAGAAACAAGCAACAAAGGAGTTGAGCTACTTGTAGGTGGTATTCCTGTGAGAACTGGCGATTTTAGCTGGGAAACCAGTGTGAATTTCTCAAAAAACAATAACAAACTGGTTGAATTGACTGAAGACCTTGACAGTTATGTTTATAATGAATCAAACTCTGGAAACATCCGTTTACAGGCAACTGTAGGTGGAGGTTATGGTGACTTATACGGAACAACCTGGAGAACCAACGATGCCGGTCAGATTGTGGTAGATGCCAACGGCCGTCCTCAGGCTTCAACTGAAAAAGAATACCTGGGTAACTCACAACCCGATTGGACTGCAGGTTTTACAAACACTTTCACATATAAGGACGTTTCTTTACGCTTCTTAATTGATGCACGTATTGGTGGTCAGATATACTCGCAAACCAACGCTGCACTGGTTGGTAGTGGAGTTGTAAAAGAAACGCTTCAGTATCGTGAAGAAGGAATTGTTGTTGATGGTGTAGTACTTCAAGACGATGGTTCTTATACTCAGAATACAACTGAAATCAGTGCCCAGGATTATTGGGGATCCGTTTCAGGAATTGCTTCAGAATATGTTTTCGACCAAACTAACGTTCGTTTACGCGAATTGGTACTGTCGTACAATGTACCGCAGTCATTAATCAGAGATACCTTTATACAAGGGGCCACAATTGGTTTGGTTGGACGTAACTTGTTCTTTATTTATAAAGACATTGATCATGTTGATCCGGAATCGAGCTTGGGAACAGGTAATAACGGACAGGGTATTTTGTCGTACAATTTACCAACTGCCAGAAGCATTGGATTTAACGTGAACATTAAATTTTAA
- a CDS encoding SusD/RagB family nutrient-binding outer membrane lipoprotein, with product MKNIYKIFVVLGAVFLLSNCTDDFNEINTKPDSFTVDEVSAKYFLTTPQYRLYAPDRYPYWRAHLIHADRYSGQVCFGHSSSWWSDELGYSYSSGYTDASWDWLSGYIGSLDNFMRLTAAGGEFENQYMYAVGQIMKGMYFQMFTDVFGMVPYTEATNPDIVLPKFDDQATIYQGIIAELDEAIATIGDATATGVAVDDIGANDIYCNGDLQQWKRLANTLKLRIGMRAYGAAGAGFAQSAITSALSSDLLDGDNDNVLMQKDEEISQWGSACYGDVWYNFGAGSDWTMSKTMIDLLRNNNDPRLAVYAQPAVGGTQTLEKPTEGAEVENFDKRVEYILGILDDAGVDYTTTTLENGSIEVTMPENMYYVGQPTRLNGKMHPFARYNFFSKPAEVVINKKNNGEIRPELIMSSAESYFLQAEAAVRGIGTGSAQDLYQEGIRSAMKLWNVSDADIDTYLANEDMALLNGTEEENLEKIASQRWIAAFTDGFEAWAIVRDMGYPAELAAGVDDGDIYGLGDINGNYPQRMRYGNGVINTNGDNYNEAVGIQGPDVQDTKLWWAKQ from the coding sequence ATGAAAAATATATATAAAATATTCGTAGTGTTAGGAGCGGTATTTTTGCTGAGCAATTGTACCGATGATTTCAATGAAATCAATACAAAACCGGATTCATTTACGGTTGACGAGGTGAGTGCGAAATACTTTTTAACTACTCCTCAGTATCGTTTGTATGCACCCGATCGTTATCCATACTGGCGTGCACACTTAATACATGCCGACCGCTATTCAGGTCAGGTTTGTTTCGGACACAGCAGCAGCTGGTGGTCAGATGAGTTAGGATATTCATACAGCAGTGGTTATACCGATGCCTCGTGGGATTGGTTGTCGGGTTATATTGGTAGCCTAGATAATTTTATGCGACTAACAGCTGCTGGCGGTGAGTTTGAAAACCAGTATATGTATGCTGTAGGGCAAATTATGAAAGGAATGTATTTCCAGATGTTTACCGACGTTTTTGGAATGGTGCCATACACCGAAGCAACAAATCCTGATATTGTATTGCCTAAGTTTGATGATCAGGCTACAATTTACCAGGGAATTATTGCTGAGTTGGATGAAGCTATTGCAACCATTGGCGATGCAACTGCTACCGGTGTAGCTGTTGATGATATTGGTGCCAATGATATTTATTGTAATGGTGATTTGCAGCAATGGAAACGTTTGGCTAACACCTTAAAGTTACGCATTGGTATGCGTGCATACGGTGCTGCCGGTGCCGGTTTTGCTCAAAGTGCAATCACATCAGCCCTAAGTAGTGATCTACTTGATGGCGATAATGATAACGTATTGATGCAAAAAGACGAAGAGATCTCGCAGTGGGGAAGTGCCTGCTACGGTGATGTATGGTACAACTTTGGTGCCGGTTCAGACTGGACGATGAGTAAAACCATGATTGACCTGCTGCGCAACAATAACGATCCTCGTTTGGCCGTTTATGCACAGCCTGCAGTAGGCGGAACACAAACGCTTGAAAAGCCAACAGAAGGAGCCGAGGTTGAGAATTTCGATAAGCGTGTAGAATATATTTTGGGAATTCTCGATGATGCTGGTGTTGACTATACAACAACCACACTTGAAAATGGTAGCATTGAGGTTACTATGCCTGAAAATATGTACTATGTTGGGCAACCAACTCGCTTAAACGGGAAAATGCATCCTTTCGCGCGTTACAATTTCTTCTCAAAACCAGCTGAGGTTGTAATTAATAAAAAGAATAATGGCGAAATTCGTCCGGAGTTAATTATGTCTTCGGCAGAATCATATTTCTTGCAAGCTGAGGCAGCGGTGCGCGGAATTGGAACAGGTAGTGCACAAGACTTATACCAGGAAGGTATTCGTTCGGCAATGAAACTTTGGAATGTTAGCGATGCTGATATTGATACGTATCTGGCAAACGAAGATATGGCATTGTTAAACGGAACTGAAGAAGAGAACCTGGAGAAAATTGCATCGCAACGTTGGATTGCCGCATTTACTGATGGATTTGAAGCATGGGCAATTGTTCGTGATATGGGTTATCCTGCAGAACTTGCAGCCGGTGTTGATGATGGAGATATTTATGGACTTGGAGATATTAACGGAAATTACCCACAGCGCATGCGCTACGGTAATGGGGTTATTAACACCAATGGCGATAATTATAACGAAGCAGTTGGCATTCAGGGACCTGATGTACAAGATACAAAATTATGGTGGGCAAAACAGTAA
- a CDS encoding BamA/TamA family outer membrane protein, which yields MKRILFLFVFLTVCLLSEAQESLTKQGWNFGALPTITFDTDLGFQYGGLINLYQYGDGSRYPKYDHSIYMEVSRFTKGSGINRFYYDSDKLIEGLQTSLDISYLSDRAYDFYGFNGYDAVVNKDWFDDEAADYRTRMFYKYDRKLFRFKVDLQGDLAGENLKWLAGINLLNFKLDLVDIDKLNKNKDDDDLLPSHDEEPGLYQKYNEWGIISEEDADGGFVPTLKAGVVFDTRDNRPNPMKGIWTEAVLMGAPEFLGSEHSFTKLSIVHRQYFTVVPNDLSFVYRLAYQTTLTGEAPFYYQTQMITSVMKGATSEGLGGANSLRGIRRNRVVGDAYFLGNVEARWKFARFQFINNNFYLGLNAFADFGRATSKIDFETPDFPLGQNMMDEVDSKVDYFDDNAEALHYSFGLGLRVAMNENFIIRCDYGMAADDRDGESGVYIGLNYLF from the coding sequence ATGAAACGTATTCTGTTTTTGTTCGTATTTCTCACCGTTTGTTTACTATCAGAAGCTCAGGAAAGCCTTACCAAACAAGGATGGAACTTTGGAGCTTTACCAACCATTACCTTCGATACTGATCTTGGTTTTCAGTACGGTGGATTGATAAATTTATATCAGTATGGCGATGGAAGCCGTTACCCAAAGTACGACCACTCGATTTATATGGAAGTGTCGCGGTTTACTAAAGGTAGTGGAATTAACCGTTTTTATTACGATTCTGATAAGCTGATTGAAGGGCTGCAAACCTCACTCGATATTAGTTATTTAAGCGATAGAGCTTACGACTTTTATGGCTTTAATGGATACGATGCAGTGGTTAACAAAGATTGGTTTGATGATGAAGCAGCAGACTATCGAACACGAATGTTTTATAAATACGACAGAAAGCTATTTCGATTTAAAGTTGATTTGCAAGGCGATTTAGCGGGCGAGAATTTGAAATGGCTGGCCGGGATTAATTTGCTGAACTTTAAACTCGATTTGGTTGATATTGATAAACTTAACAAAAATAAAGACGATGATGACCTGCTGCCTTCTCACGATGAAGAACCCGGGTTGTACCAAAAATATAACGAGTGGGGGATTATTTCCGAGGAGGATGCAGATGGTGGTTTTGTACCAACATTAAAGGCCGGGGTAGTTTTCGATACACGTGATAACAGACCGAACCCGATGAAAGGAATCTGGACGGAAGCGGTTTTAATGGGAGCCCCCGAGTTTTTAGGCAGCGAGCACAGTTTTACTAAACTAAGTATTGTTCACCGCCAGTATTTTACCGTTGTACCGAATGATTTATCTTTTGTTTACCGGCTGGCTTACCAAACAACTTTAACCGGCGAAGCACCATTTTATTATCAAACCCAAATGATTACCTCAGTAATGAAAGGTGCAACTTCTGAAGGGCTCGGTGGTGCCAATTCATTGCGAGGAATAAGAAGAAACCGCGTGGTTGGCGATGCTTATTTTTTAGGAAATGTAGAAGCACGCTGGAAATTTGCACGCTTTCAGTTCATTAACAATAACTTTTATCTGGGGTTGAATGCTTTTGCTGATTTTGGTCGGGCAACGAGTAAAATAGATTTTGAAACACCTGACTTTCCATTAGGACAAAACATGATGGACGAAGTTGATAGTAAAGTTGATTATTTCGACGACAACGCAGAAGCATTGCACTATTCGTTTGGTTTAGGGTTGCGCGTAGCCATGAACGAAAACTTTATTATTCGTTGCGATTATGGTATGGCTGCCGATGACCGTGACGGTGAATCGGGTGTTTATATCGGTTTAAATTATTTGTTTTAA
- a CDS encoding ROK family transcriptional regulator — protein MILINNFKDVKLTGNELKNYRRKKKILSLLYQNDTLSATYIAKQIGVSLPTAISLLKDLSSSNLVEVRGSGESKGGRRPTLFGLKNESIFVISCELGRFRGKIGIYDSHNQLVAPVTVVETSIDDDDLVDKIYAEARQILVDNNIDYSSVFGVGMAMPGLVDSSIGINFTIKKKAYQNVAERMSMKFGKLVYINNDARMEAFGEFIFGAAKGHNDAVIINWNWGLGIGLILGGKLYNGATGFAGELSHTKFAEDGDLCICGKRGCLETVVSASVLIKRAKEAIEKGTISQLTNRFQYKIDELQPDDIIEAAKLGDELSISLLSDVGQALGKALSNTIQLLNPDIIVIGGVVSRANQYILTPIQQAINQHCLEQISGNIEIVISENWEQSGLLGITAKLFQKLFSDMYK, from the coding sequence ATGATCCTGATAAATAATTTTAAGGATGTAAAACTAACCGGTAATGAATTAAAGAATTACCGTCGGAAGAAAAAGATTCTCAGTCTTTTGTATCAGAATGATACGCTGTCGGCTACCTACATTGCCAAACAAATAGGAGTTAGTTTACCAACAGCAATTTCTTTATTAAAAGATTTAAGTTCGAGTAATTTAGTTGAAGTACGTGGCAGCGGAGAGTCAAAAGGTGGAAGGCGCCCAACATTATTCGGGTTAAAAAACGAAAGTATTTTTGTTATTTCATGCGAGCTTGGACGTTTTCGGGGTAAAATTGGCATATATGATTCTCATAATCAACTTGTAGCACCTGTTACAGTAGTTGAAACTTCAATTGATGATGATGATCTTGTTGACAAAATTTATGCAGAGGCAAGGCAAATACTTGTTGATAATAACATTGATTACAGTAGTGTATTTGGTGTAGGAATGGCAATGCCTGGTTTGGTCGACTCCAGCATTGGTATAAACTTTACGATTAAAAAGAAAGCTTATCAGAATGTTGCCGAACGGATGAGTATGAAGTTCGGGAAGTTGGTTTATATTAACAACGACGCCAGGATGGAAGCCTTTGGTGAGTTTATTTTTGGAGCTGCAAAAGGACACAACGACGCAGTTATTATAAATTGGAACTGGGGACTTGGAATCGGACTCATTCTGGGAGGTAAACTGTATAACGGAGCAACAGGTTTTGCAGGAGAATTATCGCACACAAAATTTGCAGAAGATGGAGATCTTTGTATTTGTGGTAAAAGAGGTTGTTTGGAAACAGTTGTTTCTGCAAGTGTGTTAATTAAACGAGCCAAAGAAGCGATTGAAAAAGGAACCATTTCTCAGCTTACGAACAGATTTCAGTATAAAATAGATGAGCTGCAACCAGATGATATTATTGAAGCAGCTAAACTTGGCGATGAGTTGTCTATATCACTCTTGAGTGATGTGGGGCAGGCCCTCGGAAAAGCATTATCAAATACAATCCAGTTATTAAATCCGGATATAATTGTTATAGGTGGTGTAGTGTCGCGTGCAAACCAGTACATTCTAACACCTATTCAGCAAGCAATTAATCAGCACTGTCTGGAGCAAATTTCAGGAAACATTGAAATTGTAATTTCCGAAAACTGGGAACAGTCAGGCTTATTAGGTATTACAGCAAAACTTTTTCAAAAATTATTCAGCGATATGTATAAATAA
- a CDS encoding histidine kinase, with protein sequence MNSYLKITLGRLIKNRVLQHILFWCLSFLILMNVLKVSAEVKQIDLIYTAVFHLPILPVVYLNLNLLFPLLWERSKYFGYGFAVVALAGLGSGFYLLLFDSLIDYIFKGYYFIAYYSFWDIYLFFAIYLFISSLLHLARGWFRAEELEKEKSQAELKALKSQINPHFLFNSLNSIYSMARKESKEVPEKIVQLSDLMRHIIYESDADFILLEKEVEMLQNYIEMQNLRTAKNQRIVFDTIGEINGKKIAPLLFLPFVENSFKHGMKGGAGNAFVNIKFEVTGKMLHFEIENSKGKAVEPLNGKYRGIGIENVKKRLKLIYPNQHQLKISDNKETFKVLLQVQLN encoded by the coding sequence ATGAACAGTTATTTAAAAATTACACTTGGCCGGCTCATTAAAAACAGGGTATTACAACATATCCTGTTTTGGTGTTTGTCATTTTTGATTTTGATGAACGTGTTAAAAGTGTCGGCCGAAGTAAAACAAATAGATCTCATTTACACGGCTGTTTTTCACCTGCCAATTTTACCGGTGGTTTATTTGAACCTCAATTTACTTTTCCCGTTGCTTTGGGAGCGCAGCAAATACTTCGGATATGGATTTGCCGTAGTTGCACTTGCCGGGTTAGGATCAGGATTTTATTTGCTTTTGTTCGATAGCCTTATCGACTACATTTTTAAAGGGTATTATTTTATTGCCTACTATAGTTTTTGGGATATCTACCTGTTTTTTGCCATTTATCTATTCATTTCCAGCTTATTGCACCTTGCAAGGGGATGGTTTCGCGCCGAAGAGCTTGAAAAGGAAAAGTCGCAGGCAGAACTTAAAGCCTTAAAATCGCAGATCAATCCGCATTTTCTATTTAATTCGCTGAATAGCATATACAGTATGGCCCGGAAAGAATCGAAAGAAGTTCCTGAAAAGATAGTACAGCTCAGCGATTTGATGCGTCATATCATTTACGAATCGGATGCGGATTTCATTCTATTGGAAAAGGAAGTTGAAATGCTGCAGAATTATATTGAAATGCAGAATCTTCGAACGGCTAAAAATCAGCGGATTGTTTTTGATACCATTGGCGAAATAAATGGTAAAAAAATTGCTCCTCTGTTGTTTCTTCCTTTTGTAGAGAACAGTTTTAAGCACGGAATGAAAGGTGGAGCAGGAAATGCTTTTGTGAACATTAAATTTGAAGTGACGGGAAAAATGTTGCATTTCGAGATTGAGAACAGCAAAGGAAAAGCAGTTGAACCACTTAATGGGAAATATCGGGGAATTGGAATTGAAAATGTGAAAAAACGCCTGAAATTAATCTATCCGAATCAACACCAGCTTAAGATTTCGGATAACAAAGAAACTTTTAAAGTACTTTTGCAAGTGCAATTGAATTAG